The following coding sequences are from one Triticum dicoccoides isolate Atlit2015 ecotype Zavitan chromosome 4A, WEW_v2.0, whole genome shotgun sequence window:
- the LOC119289985 gene encoding putative receptor-like protein kinase At4g00960: protein MSSEEVTDLTLHLLEKITNKFSKEHIIGKGGYGEVYRAVLNGHEIAVKKLYLMNGIDDKDFTNEFRQLMKVQHENIIRLIAYCYEIKHKHTPYDGQLVFSQVIDRALCFEYMPGGSLANHIFDESCIHDWATTYKIIKGTCEGLHYLHKGRGEGDYIYHLDLKPDNILLDKDMIPKIADFGLSRLFGESRTYETSSARRGSLGFMAPEYINNGAISPQNDVFSLGVIIFYLLVGKKGYNDYCESRSSRRQEFTERVQEYWKRRTRAVADNTWDEIDLLGVKICTELAMRCVEIPKADRPRTMEIIDALHKLDVRKDKMAKKDTESPTDQRNLDCTDIALNPSQELCFMFKPKMELSCCLPLTNKVDGFVAFNIKASKKYCARPSQGIMPPFSKSYIIVTTPGQDKAPSDMQCRDELIVQSKRVSKDFTSQNITPYFLKKATMVDEMILPIAYVAME, encoded by the exons ATGTCTTCGGAAGAGGTGACAGATCTCACATTGCATTTGCTAGAAAAAATTACAAACAAATTCTCCAAGGAGCACATAATTGGAAAGGGCGGATATGGGGAAGTTTACAGG GCAGTGCTCAATGGGCATGAAATTGCTGTGAAGAAGCTTTATCTCATGAATGGAATTGATGATAAGGATTTTACAAATGAATTTCGGCAACTCATGAAGGTCCAACATGAAAATATTATACGGCTAATTGCCTACTGCTACGAGATAAAGCATAAACATACTCCTTACGACGGACAACTTGTCTTTTCTCAAGTTATTGACCGAGCTCTCTGTTTTGAATACATGCCGGGTGGAAGTCTTGCCAACCATATTTTTG ATGAATCTTGCATACATGATTGGGCAACAACATACAAAATCATTAAAGGGACTTGCGAGGGCCTGCACTACCTTCATAaaggaagaggagagggtgattatATTTATCATCTGGACTTAAAACCAGACAACATATTGTTGGATAAGGACATGATCCCAAAAATCGCAGATTTTGGTTTGTCCAGACTCTTCGGTGAATCAAGAACCTACGAAACAAGCAGCGCTAGGAGAGGATCATT AGGATTCATGGCACCAGAATATATAAATAATGGTGCGATATCACCACAGAATGACGTGTTCAGTCTTGGTGTTATAATTTTCTATCTGTTGGTGGGAAAAAAGGGCTACAATGATTATTGTGAATCGCGGTCATCTCGTCGTCAAGAGTTCACTGAGAGA GTACAAGAGTACTGGAAGAGGAGGACGCGTGCGGTGGCGGACAACACATGGGACGAAATAGATCTCCTGGGAGTGAAGATATGTACTGAACTTGCAATGAGATGTGTCGAGATCCCAAAAGCAGACAGGCCTCGTACAATGGAGATTATCGATGCACTCCACAAACTAGATGTTCGAAAGGATAAAATGGCAAAGAAAGATACAGAGTCACCTACAGACCAG AGAAACTTGGACTGCACAGATATTGCGCTCAATCCGTCCCAGGAGCTCTGCTTCATGTTCAAACCAAAGATGGAGCTGTCATGCTGCCTGCCGCTAACCAACAAGGTGGACGGCTTTGTTGCCTTTAATATAAAGGCCAGCAAAAAGTACTGTGCACGTCCAAGCCAAGGAATTATGCCACCATTTTCGAAATCTTACATCATTGTCACGACCCCAGGACAGGACAAGGCTCCATCGGATATGCAGTGCCGCGACGAACTCATTGTTcagagcaaaagagtgagcaaggaTTTCACATCCCAAAATATCACTCCATACTTCCTTAAGAAAGCCACAATGGTGGATGAGATGATATTGCCGATTGCTTACGTTGCAATGGAGTAA